In Leclercia sp. LSNIH1, the genomic stretch TATCGCCGGCCTGCTGCTGTTGCTTCCGGGTTTCTTTACCGATTTCCTGGGGCTGCTGTTGCTGTTACCGCCGGTGCAGAAACACCTGACCCTGAAGCTACTGCCGCATCTGCGTTTTAACCGGATGCCGGGCGGCGGGTTTAGCGCCGGAACGGGCGGTGGGGAGACCTTTGACGGGGAGTATCAGCGTAAGGATGAGCAGCGCGATCGCCTGGACCATAAAGACGACCGTTGATATCAGTAGCCCGGCGGCGCTGCGCTTGCACGGGCCTACGAAACCGCAGATTCTGTAGGCCCGGTAAGCGAAGCGCCGCCGGGCGTTAATTAAACCGCACCACGCTTCGGCAAGAACCACCACAATCCCGCCAGCATCACAATGGCGTACAGACTCTTCCATCCCACCATCGCCAGCAGCAGTAAACAGAGTACCCCACCAATCATCGCCAGCACTTTATAGCGTCCTTTTAGCAGGCGACATCCCGCCAGCATGCACAGCAGATAGATCATAATGAAGATGCCGTTGGCATAGACGATAAGCGCGTCGAGGTTGATATCCAGCCAGTAGATTGCCAGGGTGCTTATCACACAGCAGCCCAGCACCGCGTTCAGGGCGTTAAGCGGGAGCTGGCGTCTGGACAGGCGGGCGAGAGGGCTTTTGGGTTTGTACAGCGCCTGGGACCACACTAGCCGGGCAAAGCTCTGAATGTAGATATTCAGGCTGGCGAAGCAGGCGAGGTAACCAATCACGCAGGCAACCCACAGCGCTTTCACGCCAAATAGCTGGACCACGATGGCGGGAAGCGAGGCTGCCGCAGCCATATCGGCACCATAGGCAGTGAAATGAAGCACCAGCACCGTACAGGCCCAGTAGACCGTACCTGCCAGCAGCAGCCCTATCATCAGCGCCCGCGGGAAATCACGTTCCGGCTGTTTAAACTCTGAGGCCAGATGCGCAAAGGCTTCAAGACCGACGAAACACCAGAACATGACGGAAAGGGCTGCGAATAGCTGCAAATGATCGAGATCGGTTAAGGCAGGGAAGGGGATCTGTGTCACCTGAAGATCCCCTGCCCACCAGATAGCGGCAATCAGCGCCACAATCAGCACCGCCACCAGGGTTTGCAGGTTGGCGCTGGAACTGGCGCCGCGTGAGCCGACCCACCAGACGATGGCCAATGTACCCAGCTCAGCCAGTAAGAGCTGCGCGTCATGCCAGCCAAACAGCGCCTGGCCAAACCCCGTCGCAATATGCAGGGCGGCAGGTAAGCCCACGGGGATAACAGAAAGGAACAGCCAGCCGGTGACGCGCTCCAGACGCGGGCCAAATGCCATCCCGACAAAGTGAGCCACCCCACCGGCGCTCGGGAAGTGTCGCCCGAGAAGCGCAAAAACAATCGCCACCGGGAAGACCAGCACGATGAGCACCGGCCACGCCCAGAGACTGTTATCACCCGCCACCAGGGCCGCCAGCGCCGGTACGGCAAACACCCCCGTGCCTAATAAAGAGGTTGAAAGTAAGCCAACACCCTGCGCGAGTCCCAGCTCTTGTTTGAGTCCACTCATTCCATTGTCCTGCCGCCATCAAAAGAGAGGCGATGGTAACACTTTCACAAATTTTTTTTCGACTACCCCTTGAAGGGGTAAAACCCCATCCCCATCTCTCAGGGCACTAGCCGGAAAACCGCTTACGGCCCGGCGTCACCCATAACTGATAATGACTTTCTCAAAGGAGAGCTATCAATGAGTATTCGTCCGTTACATGATCGTGTGATCGTCAAACGTAAAGAAGTTGAAACCAAATCTGCGGGCGGTATCGTTCTGACCGGTTCTGCAGCAGCAAAATCAACGCGTGGCGAAATCATCGCTGTCGGTAAAGGTCGCATTCTGGAAAACGGAAATGTGCAGCCGCTGGACGTTAAAGTTGGTGACATCGTCATTTTCAACGATGGCTACGGTGTGAAATCCGAGAAGATCGACAATGAAGAAGTGCTGATCATGTCCGAAAGCGACATTCTGGCAATTGTTGAAGCGTAATCCGCGAACGACACTGAACATACGAATTTAAGGGAAAGATTAAAATGGCAGCTAAAGACGTAAAATTCGGTAACGACGCTCGTGTGAAAATGCTGCGCGGCGTAAACGTACTGGCAGACGCAGTTAAAGTGACCCTGGGCCCGAAAGGCCGTAACGTGGTTCTGGATAAATCCTTCGGCGCACCAACCATCACCAAAGATGGTGTTTCCGTAGCGCGTGAGATCGAGCTGGAAGACAAGTTCGAAAACATGGGTGCCCAGATGGTGAAAGAAGTTGCCTCTAAAGCGAACGACGCTGCAGGCGACGGCACCACCACCGCAACTGTACTGGCGCAGGCTATCATCACTGAAGGTCTGAAAGCCGTTGCTGCGGGTATGAACCCGATGGATCTGAAACGTGGTATCGACAAAGCTGTCGCTTCCGCTGTTGAAGAGCTGAAAGCGCTCTCCGTACCGTGCTCTGACTCTAAAGCTATTGCTCAGGTTGGTACCATCTCCGCTAACTCCGACGAAACCGTAGGTAAACTGATCGCTGAAGCGATGGATAAAGTCGGTAAAGAAGGCGTGATCACCGTTGAAGACGGTACCGGTCTGGAAGACGAACTGGACGTGGTTGAAGGTATGCAGTTTGACCGCGGTTACCTCTCCCCATACTTCATCAACAAGCCAGAAACTGGCGCTGTTGAGCTGGAAAGCCCGTTCATCCTGCTGGCTGATAAGAAAATCTCCAACATCCGTGAAATGCTGCCAGTTCTGGAAGCCGTTGCGAAAGCAGGCAAGCCGCTGGTTATCATCGCTGAAGACGTTGAAGGCGAAGCGCTGGCAACGCTGGTGGTTAACACCATGCGTGGCATCGTGAAAGTGGCTGCGGTTAAAGCACCTGGCTTCGGCGATCGCCGTAAAGCGATGCTGCAGGATATCGCTACCCTGACTGGCGGTACCGTTATCTCTGAAGAGATCGGTATGGAGCTGGAAAAAGCGACGCTGGAAGACCTGGGTCAGGCGAAACGCGTTGTTATCAACAAAGACACCACCACCATCATCGATGGCGTGGGTGAAGAAGATGCCATCCAGGGCCGTGTTACTCAGATCCGTAAGCAGATCGAAGAAGCGACCTCTGACTACGATCGTGAAAAACTGCAGGAGCGCGTTGCTAAACTGGCAGGCGGCGTAGCCGTTATCAAAGTGGGTGCCGCTACCGAAGTTGAGATGAAAGAGAAGAAAGCCCGCGTTGAAGATGCCCTGCACGCGACCCGTGCTGCGGTAGAAGAAGGCGTGGTTGCCGGTGGTGGTGTTGCTCTGGTTCGCGTTGCAGCGAAACTGGCTGGCCTGACCGCTCAGAACGAAGATCAGAACGTGGGTATCAAAGTTGCGCTGCGCGCAATGGAAGCGCCACTGCGTCAGATCGTTTCCAACGCCGGTGAAGAGCCGTCTGTTGTGGCGAACATGGTGAAAGCGGGCGAAGGTAACTACGGTTACAACGCTGCTACCGAAGAGTACGGCAACATGATCGACTTCGGTATCCTGGACCCAACTAAAGTGACCCGTTCTGCGCTGCAGTACGCGGCCTCTGTTGCTGGCCTGATGATCACCACCGAGTGCATGGTCACTGACCTGCCAAAAGGCGATGCCCCTGATTTAGGTGCTGCTGGTGGTATGGGCGGCATGGGTGGTATGGGCGGCATGATGTAATCATGTTGTTCTGCACCTCGCAGAAATGAACAAACCCCCGGTCAGAAATGATCGGGGGTTTTTCTTTTGGTCATCTTTTAGGTATAAGGTTTAGACGCGGGCAGCACGTGCCCAGCTTATTGAAAACGAGGAATAACATGCGCGTTAAAGTGGGTGCAGGGATCGTAGCGGCAGCGTTGCTGCTGGCGGGGTGTAGTTCCGGTAACGAACTCTCTACTGGTGGGCAGAGCGTTCGCTTTGTAGAAGATAAGCCGGGCAGTGAATGTCAGCTGGTCGGTACCGCAACCGGTAAACAAAGTAACTGGCTTTCAGGGCAGCATGGCGAAGAGGGCGGTTCAATGCGCGGTGCGGCAAACGCTCTGCGTAATCATGCAGCGGAGATGGGCGGGAACGTGATTTATGGCGTAAGCAGCCCAACCCAGGGTTTACTGTCGAGTTTTGTCCCGACCGCCAGCGAAATGCAGGGCCAGGTTTATAAGTGCCCGAACTGATTTGATTGGTGCCTTTTTCAGTGATGAGAGGCACCTTTTTTATAAAAGCTATCAGGCGCTAATTTGTGCATTTATTTCTGAATAAAAAGACTTTAGATACTGCATGCACTCCTCCAGCGTCATCATTTTACCCGGCTCAGAAGGGAAGTATTTGCTAAATATCTGGCTGGGCTGGCACTGGGTATGAACTTCTATAAGTTTTGGATTTCTTTCAGCCATGCGCATTATAACGCTGTTTTCATGTTCTGATGGATGTGGGGCGCTGGTTTTAATTAAAGCACCAGAAATAATTTTCTTACCCTCGTCCGTATCGCAACAAAAAAGTATGGCCAAAGAGTGCGTAAAAAGATTAAGTTTCCACTCATCTGGAGAATAATATTGGTAGTCGACACCATGAGCTTTTGTCAAATCTACAGCACAAAGCATCAGAAAATCCATCGTTGAACTCAAATAATGAGTTACATCACTATCATCACAATTTTTTAACGTCTGCTGAATTCCTACTAAAAGCGCCTCTACCTGCATATCATCAATACGCAACGAGACTATCTGTTCATTCTGAAGTACCAGGATCAGCGTTGACCAGCTCTCTCCTGGTTTTAATGTAATCGACATTACGCGTTTTTCCGGGTTTGGTTGCTGTATTTCCGAAAGGTCGATCATTGGGGTATTAGATATTAAGCGCTCATTAAAAGCAGTAAGTTCTGTTTTATAAGCCTCGCCTTCATTATTGAGACGCTGCAGTACTGCTACCATTCTGTTCTGAAGGACTAATAGTAAATCAGCCAGCATCTGAACCTGAAAATAATATGTATGGCAAATTTCATTTTGCAGTTTGGTTTTAAGCATGAGAGCCATAAAACGTCCTTCATATTTAATCCCTGCAGTATTGAAACCAATAAATGAACCTTGCATGCGACTCTCCTTGTGTGCTGTTACGCTGAAATTAGTGTATTGGGTTGCGATAAATCAATAATGCGATCGGCTGAAGCAATAGTGGACGGCCGATGAGCAACAATAATTCGGGTAATACTTAAACCAGATATAGACTGGTTAATAGCAGATTCGTTTTTAAGGTCGAGATGGCTGGTTGCTTCATCCATAAATAAAATGCTGGGCTTACGATAAAGTGCACGTGCTATCAAAATACGTTGCTTTTGGCCGCCAGAAATACCTAAGCCAAGCTCACCCACAATGGTTTCATATCCCATCGGCATTTTCATTATTTCGTCATGGATGTTACAGCGACGTGCGCATTCGATAACAAAATCCATATCTGCGTTATCTTCAAAACCGCTGATATTTTCAATAAGCGATCCTGAGAATAGTCTGTCTTCCTGGAGTACGCAGGCCGTTCCCTGGCGAAAATTATTAAGCCCAATTTTCTGAATATCGAGGTTGTCCGCCAGAACATCACCAGTTGTCGGAGACAGCAGGCCACACATAACTTTTAACAGCGTAGTTTTTCCCACGCCGGAAGGGCCAACCAGAGCCACTGATTCACCGGGTTCGACGATGATATTTAAATTTGAGAAAATTGGCTGTGAGAACGGATCGTACTGATAGCTAAGGTTTTTTACCTCTAACTTAACGCCGGAATTTTCTGTAAAGATACGCCGCGAAGGCAACTCTTTTTCTGGTTCACTAAAAACAATCTCAGAAAGACGCTCATTATGTAATGACAGCATACGCAACTGCATGACCAGATCGACCAAACTGGATGCTCGCTGGGAGAATTGCCCACGATAGGCATTAAATGCCATAAACATACCGAGCGTCATATTATTTTCAATCACCATAATAGCGCCAAGCCAAAGCACTGCAACCTGATCGATAGAGGTAATTAAAGTATTGATACCGCCAAACATCATGTCGAAACGAGTCTGTTTTATACCAGCATTACAAGCATCGATATTAATGTTCAACCAGTGCTGTGAACGACGGTCTTTTAAATTCAATGCCTTGATAGTCGAAATACCATATAGTGACTCCATGAAGTGTGAACTGGAGCGAGCACCCTTTATAACCTGCTCTTCAGAAACTCGACGATAGAAACTATAGGTAGCGAATCGCATAATGGCATAGCACAATGTGAAACCTACAACCACCCAAACCAGCCAGCCGCCATAAAGCGTTAACATCACCAACAGGCCAATGGTCATTATTGTGTCGATAATGCCTGTCACAATACTATTAGTAAAAGTTGCACGAATAGTATCCAGCGATGAGAAACGAGACTGAATGTCACCTAAATGCCGTTTTTCAAAAAAGGATAACGGTAAACTCGCCAGATGATCAAAGAGCGTTGTTTTCCACTGAATATTGGTGAGGGTATTCAGCGTCAATGAAGTCCATGCCCGAAGCATGCTGATAAACATGCGGAATAGAGTAAAGAACACCAGACCAATACAGATAACTGACAGTAAGCTCTGATCGTGCGCCATAATAACATGGTCAGTGACCAGCTGTGTTCCAATCGGTAATAATAAACTGATAGCTTCAACCACTACCGAAAAAGCGAAGATTTTTAGCAGGACGGATTTCAAGCCTACAATATTACGCATAAGATCCAGCAGGCGTAGACGAGACTTAGCATGCTCTTGCTGGAAATTTTTGTCCGGCCAAAGCTCCAACGCAACGCCAGTGAAGTTGTTGGACATCTCCTGAATGCCAATAATTCTTTTGCCCAAAGCAGGATCATGCACTATGAAGCTATTCTTACGCACTTTAGTCAGTACAACGTAATGGTTCATACCCCAGTGGATAATGCAGGGGAGCTTTAGTTGTTTTATTTCATCGAGATCGAGAGAAAGCGCCCGGCTTTTCAGTCCAGTATGCTCAGCTGTTTTACTCAGAGACATTAGTGTTACGCCCTGAGAAGGGCTGCCGTAACGGTGGCGGAAATTAAATAGATCAATATTGAGTCCGTAGAAGCCGCAAATCATAGCCAGGCAGGCAATCCCGCATTCTGATGCCTCTGACTGTAAAATAACGGGTGTTTTATGACGGATTGAAAAGTTAAGTTTATTTATAATCGTTTTAAAAATCTCTTTATTCATCAATCGGCCCGCTCACGCTTTGCATAATTTTATAGAAAGGGGTAAACATCCACATATAAAGAGGACGTTCCTCCAGGAAAACCGCAGCCTGCGCCTTCAAACCATTTGAAAGCGTAAGTACTTTCCCATTATAATTAAATTCTTTATTTTTAATTTTTATAATGGCTTTATAAAGCGCTAAATCTTGCTGGTTAGAACCATTACTTACGTTGGTATATTCAGCCATCTCCTGTCTCGAGGCAGGAACTGATGAAAGCGTAAGAACTTCACCAGGGAACTGACCAAACTTATCCGCCGGGAATGCATCGTAGCGTATATTAATAATATCCCCTTTCTTAATGTAGGGGATTGCGTTATTTGGCAACCAAATTATTAGGTAATATTCAATGTTTCCTGTCGGTTTAATTTGCGCAAGACTGCTGCCATTTTCAACCATCTGGCCTTTAGTAACGGCCAAAGATTCTATTTTACCATCGATTGTTGCTTTGATAATAATATTGCCATTTGCATTTGACTCTACTAATTGGTTTTTAAAATCATTTATTTGATTGTTCTGGCCAGAAATTTGATTGTCAAAGTCGGCCGCTTTAGTAACTTTATCACTGTTCGCTTGTGTAAGCTGAGTTTCAAGCTGCATTTTTTGACTAACAAGAGACTGATAAGCGCTTTGTTGCTGAAAGTATAACGAATGTTGATAGTTATATTGGTCTTTTGTAATCAATCCATCTTTAAGATACTTATCGTAGCTGGCCAGGTTAGTATGCATTTTATTTAACCCTGCCTGAGTGTTTATCAACATGCGGCTAGTTTCTTCCAGTGAATCTTTTATAGTTGCAATTTGTTTTTCGATGGCACGCAATGTTTCTGATTTGTTATGCGAAAGTTTGCTAATTATATTTTCCGCATTCGCTATTTTTTGATCAATAACTTCGATCTGCGCAGTATTTACGTTACCATTAATGGTGCTACGCGAAATGTCCAGTTTATAAAGCGGCTGTCCTTTATTTACAATTTCGCCCACTTTGACATACTGATTAACAACAAAACCTTGCTGAGGAGCAAAGACGTTAACAGAGTGAGGGAGAGTGATAACTTCACCTCGAACATCAATACGTTGGGTAAAGGAGCAAAAAATAAGTGACAAAACAAGTACAGCAATAAAAGTAAAAGCCAGTAGAGTGACTATCCAGGCTGGCATTCCTGCTAATAGTAATGCCTTTCCTTTCCAGTGATTTTTTTTATATTCAATCGCTTCCCTGCGATAAATTTTTCTCAGCATAACTACCACTTATTTCTGCTTTAGTAATAAAGGCCTGAATTATCAGGCCTTATTTAAGTATAAAAGGATTTATACTATTTTTTTATATAACCATTCGGTTATACATTAGCTCCATGGAGCGAAGGTTCCACTAAAGAAACCGTTAGCGCCCGCAGAAGATTGCTCTAAAGCAAAATCCCAACCGCCCATGGCGCCATAAATAGCGCCGCCAATGGCACCGACTACCAGACCCCAAATCATCCCAACACCCTGACCAGCTGCGCCAACGCCAAGCAGACCACCGCCGTTACCGCCCTGGGAGCCGCCAATGATTGAGCCATACATAGCAAATGCTGCTCCAGTAATTAAACCGGAGGCAACCGCTTCAAAACCGTTGCTCACAACACTGGTAATTGCTGAGCCGAGAGAAGAAAAATCCCAGGAATAGCCACCAGAGATAGCTTCCATTTCAAATGTAGTTAAATTTTGCATGTTTAATCCTTTAAGTGGTATGTCAAAATATATTTCTTTTAGGCCATTCACTAATAACTGACCTGCTGAAAATATAACTTTTACTATGAGGTTGAGCAACTAAATTAAATATTAAGATATAATTAAATGGTCGTTTGTTTTCTAAAAAAAAAGAGATTTTCACAATCTCTTTTTTTAATTTTGGATCTGTTTACTCTTCTTGAATGACAACTTCTAGTATAGCTTT encodes the following:
- a CDS encoding FxsA family protein: MRWIPLAAIFLYVYIEISIFIQVAHVFGVLLTLVLVIFTSVIGMSLVRNQGFKNFLLMQQKMAAGESPAAEMVKSVSLIIAGLLLLLPGFFTDFLGLLLLLPPVQKHLTLKLLPHLRFNRMPGGGFSAGTGGGETFDGEYQRKDEQRDRLDHKDDR
- a CDS encoding HlyD family secretion protein gives rise to the protein MLRKIYRREAIEYKKNHWKGKALLLAGMPAWIVTLLAFTFIAVLVLSLIFCSFTQRIDVRGEVITLPHSVNVFAPQQGFVVNQYVKVGEIVNKGQPLYKLDISRSTINGNVNTAQIEVIDQKIANAENIISKLSHNKSETLRAIEKQIATIKDSLEETSRMLINTQAGLNKMHTNLASYDKYLKDGLITKDQYNYQHSLYFQQQSAYQSLVSQKMQLETQLTQANSDKVTKAADFDNQISGQNNQINDFKNQLVESNANGNIIIKATIDGKIESLAVTKGQMVENGSSLAQIKPTGNIEYYLIIWLPNNAIPYIKKGDIINIRYDAFPADKFGQFPGEVLTLSSVPASRQEMAEYTNVSNGSNQQDLALYKAIIKIKNKEFNYNGKVLTLSNGLKAQAAVFLEERPLYMWMFTPFYKIMQSVSGPIDE
- the yjeH gene encoding L-methionine/branched-chain amino acid transporter, with translation MSGLKQELGLAQGVGLLSTSLLGTGVFAVPALAALVAGDNSLWAWPVLIVLVFPVAIVFALLGRHFPSAGGVAHFVGMAFGPRLERVTGWLFLSVIPVGLPAALHIATGFGQALFGWHDAQLLLAELGTLAIVWWVGSRGASSSANLQTLVAVLIVALIAAIWWAGDLQVTQIPFPALTDLDHLQLFAALSVMFWCFVGLEAFAHLASEFKQPERDFPRALMIGLLLAGTVYWACTVLVLHFTAYGADMAAAASLPAIVVQLFGVKALWVACVIGYLACFASLNIYIQSFARLVWSQALYKPKSPLARLSRRQLPLNALNAVLGCCVISTLAIYWLDINLDALIVYANGIFIMIYLLCMLAGCRLLKGRYKVLAMIGGVLCLLLLAMVGWKSLYAIVMLAGLWWFLPKRGAV
- a CDS encoding peptidase domain-containing ABC transporter, encoding MNKEIFKTIINKLNFSIRHKTPVILQSEASECGIACLAMICGFYGLNIDLFNFRHRYGSPSQGVTLMSLSKTAEHTGLKSRALSLDLDEIKQLKLPCIIHWGMNHYVVLTKVRKNSFIVHDPALGKRIIGIQEMSNNFTGVALELWPDKNFQQEHAKSRLRLLDLMRNIVGLKSVLLKIFAFSVVVEAISLLLPIGTQLVTDHVIMAHDQSLLSVICIGLVFFTLFRMFISMLRAWTSLTLNTLTNIQWKTTLFDHLASLPLSFFEKRHLGDIQSRFSSLDTIRATFTNSIVTGIIDTIMTIGLLVMLTLYGGWLVWVVVGFTLCYAIMRFATYSFYRRVSEEQVIKGARSSSHFMESLYGISTIKALNLKDRRSQHWLNINIDACNAGIKQTRFDMMFGGINTLITSIDQVAVLWLGAIMVIENNMTLGMFMAFNAYRGQFSQRASSLVDLVMQLRMLSLHNERLSEIVFSEPEKELPSRRIFTENSGVKLEVKNLSYQYDPFSQPIFSNLNIIVEPGESVALVGPSGVGKTTLLKVMCGLLSPTTGDVLADNLDIQKIGLNNFRQGTACVLQEDRLFSGSLIENISGFEDNADMDFVIECARRCNIHDEIMKMPMGYETIVGELGLGISGGQKQRILIARALYRKPSILFMDEATSHLDLKNESAINQSISGLSITRIIVAHRPSTIASADRIIDLSQPNTLISA
- the groL gene encoding chaperonin GroEL (60 kDa chaperone family; promotes refolding of misfolded polypeptides especially under stressful conditions; forms two stacked rings of heptamers to form a barrel-shaped 14mer; ends can be capped by GroES; misfolded proteins enter the barrel where they are refolded when GroES binds); the encoded protein is MAAKDVKFGNDARVKMLRGVNVLADAVKVTLGPKGRNVVLDKSFGAPTITKDGVSVAREIELEDKFENMGAQMVKEVASKANDAAGDGTTTATVLAQAIITEGLKAVAAGMNPMDLKRGIDKAVASAVEELKALSVPCSDSKAIAQVGTISANSDETVGKLIAEAMDKVGKEGVITVEDGTGLEDELDVVEGMQFDRGYLSPYFINKPETGAVELESPFILLADKKISNIREMLPVLEAVAKAGKPLVIIAEDVEGEALATLVVNTMRGIVKVAAVKAPGFGDRRKAMLQDIATLTGGTVISEEIGMELEKATLEDLGQAKRVVINKDTTTIIDGVGEEDAIQGRVTQIRKQIEEATSDYDREKLQERVAKLAGGVAVIKVGAATEVEMKEKKARVEDALHATRAAVEEGVVAGGGVALVRVAAKLAGLTAQNEDQNVGIKVALRAMEAPLRQIVSNAGEEPSVVANMVKAGEGNYGYNAATEEYGNMIDFGILDPTKVTRSALQYAASVAGLMITTECMVTDLPKGDAPDLGAAGGMGGMGGMGGMM
- a CDS encoding co-chaperone GroES; this encodes MSIRPLHDRVIVKRKEVETKSAGGIVLTGSAAAKSTRGEIIAVGKGRILENGNVQPLDVKVGDIVIFNDGYGVKSEKIDNEEVLIMSESDILAIVEA
- a CDS encoding DUF4156 domain-containing protein, yielding MRVKVGAGIVAAALLLAGCSSGNELSTGGQSVRFVEDKPGSECQLVGTATGKQSNWLSGQHGEEGGSMRGAANALRNHAAEMGGNVIYGVSSPTQGLLSSFVPTASEMQGQVYKCPN
- the yjeJ gene encoding YjeJ family protein — its product is MQGSFIGFNTAGIKYEGRFMALMLKTKLQNEICHTYYFQVQMLADLLLVLQNRMVAVLQRLNNEGEAYKTELTAFNERLISNTPMIDLSEIQQPNPEKRVMSITLKPGESWSTLILVLQNEQIVSLRIDDMQVEALLVGIQQTLKNCDDSDVTHYLSSTMDFLMLCAVDLTKAHGVDYQYYSPDEWKLNLFTHSLAILFCCDTDEGKKIISGALIKTSAPHPSEHENSVIMRMAERNPKLIEVHTQCQPSQIFSKYFPSEPGKMMTLEECMQYLKSFYSEINAQISA